The genomic window TGATACCGGCCGCTATATCCCAAGGACTTAACCCCCTTTCCCAGTAACCGTCTAACCGTCCACAGGCCACACTAACCATATCCAAAGAAGCTGATCCCCCTCGACGCACCCCTTGGGTCAGATGGGTTAAATAACAAAATTCTGGATAGTTGGTGTCTTTGGTTTCCCTGCGATCGTAAGCAAACCCTGTGACTAATAAACTGTTACTTAACTCGTTGGTTTGTGATACTTTGATAGGGCGATAATTCAAGGTAGCTCCTAATCCTTTGGCTCCTCGAAATAACTCTCTACTAAAAGGATTATACACCGCACCAACAACCGGTTTTCCTTGCCATAATAAACCGATAGAAACCGCTGAAGCTGGATAACCATGAGCATAGTTTGTGGTTCCATCTAAGGGATCAATCGCCCATAAATAATCACTCTCATTGTTTCCTATTGTACCAGATTCTTCAGCTAAAATTTGATGAGTAGGAACTCTACATTTCAGGATATTTAAGACTGTTTCTTCGGCTTTTTTATCCGCTTCGGTAACCAAATCCCCTGGACGACCTTTTTCTTCAATTTTTTCTAATTGATCCACTAGATCCTCTAAAATAGTGCCAGCCGTCATTACGGCTTCTGTGGCAACATCTAGAAAGATTTGTAGTTCTTTTTTATCGGGAAATTCCATGAATCATTGTAGGATAAAGGTGCTATATCTATTATTCCCTATGATTGAAAAATTGAAAATAGTCTCTATCAATTCCTTCATTCTACAGGGACCTAATTACATTAAGTCCCCAGTATTTTTTATTAATCAATACGGAATCAGTTTAGAGGAGAGCTTATGGGTTAAATAATTTCGACCATTTTAGACGTAGAGTCCTCCTGAATTGACATTTTTGTTAGTAACTTCTCATAATTAACCCAGAAGAGCCGAAATTTTCGATCCTTGATAAAGGTCTAAAAATCGAGTTGCTTCTATGCAGTTTAAGGGTTGACTTAATAAATAACCCTGAGCTTCTTGACAATCTAAATTTTGTAATACATCTAGTTGTTTATGGGTTTCAACTCCTTCTGCAATGACCCGTAAATCTAAACTATTTCCTAAAGCAACTGCAGCTGAAATGATAGCAACAGTTTCTGGTTTTTCTGTTAGGGTTTGTACACAAGATTGAGCAATTTTTAATGTACCAAAAGGAAATTTAGGAAGATGATTAATACAGGAATAACCCGTACCAAAATCATCCATAGATAAATGAACCCCTAATTGTCTTAAATCTTGTAAGACTTGATAAGCAAGTTCTGAATTGGCCAGAATAGCTTTTTCTGTTATTTCTAATTCCAGCCAATGGGGTTCAAGTTTGGTTTCTCGTAATATTTGTTTAACGATATTGATAAAGTTTGGATCTTTTAGTTGTAATGGAGAAAGATTAACTGACATAATAAAACTGGGTAATCCCATATCTTGCCAAGCTTTATTTTGACGACACGCTTCTTTTAAAATCCACTCTCCTATAATTAAAATTGAATCAGTTTGTTCAGCCACAGGAATAAATTTTTGAGGATTAATTTGACCTAATTCTGGATGATTCCAACGAACTAATGCTTCAACTCCAGAAATTTCTCCTGTTTTTATCTTGATTTGTGGTTGATAATAGAGTTCTAATTCTTGCTGGTTTAAAGCTTGTTGTAGTGCCGTTTTAGCTTTTAATAATTTAGAGGCTTTAAGATCGATAGTCAAATTCGATTTTTGATCCGATGATATCATCTCTTTTTTATGATTTAACAACTC from Crocosphaera subtropica ATCC 51142 includes these protein-coding regions:
- a CDS encoding inositol monophosphatase family protein — translated: MEFPDKKELQIFLDVATEAVMTAGTILEDLVDQLEKIEEKGRPGDLVTEADKKAEETVLNILKCRVPTHQILAEESGTIGNNESDYLWAIDPLDGTTNYAHGYPASAVSIGLLWQGKPVVGAVYNPFSRELFRGAKGLGATLNYRPIKVSQTNELSNSLLVTGFAYDRRETKDTNYPEFCYLTHLTQGVRRGGSASLDMVSVACGRLDGYWERGLSPWDIAAGIIILEEAGGKVTAYDESPLKLESGRLLATNGLIHHSLSQALTEALPWLKAFYT